CGAGACACACGTCTACAGCCCTGCGCTGCGGTATATATACGGTGGCAATCCCGATGAACCGCTATCATAtatgcacacgcacgcacagaaACGTCGACCCGTCAGTGCCCGACCTCTCCACCTGGATACAGACTGAAGGTAACTGAATCCGGAAGCTCATTTTCACACCACAAGCCAATTCAATTTATTGATtcagaactgttttgtttttgtttttttagctgttttgcagtttcatactctttctccttctgtaTTAGGTCTCAAACAGGTTTGTAAACCAAGATGGCTGCGGGCGTCATCAGAAACTTCCTCATCCAGTCCCCGGCTCCGTCCTACTTCCCCATGATTTTCCAGAACTCTCCATGCAAGGAACACGAAGACGAGACGCTGCAGGAAGAGCTAAAAGTGagagaagacgaagaagaggaggaggacgaagagtcTGAagctcaggaggaggaggaggaggaggaggaagaggaagaagaggaagaggaagaagaggaggaggaatgttTAGAGGAGGTTTTCTTGAACCCTGCTCACTGCTCTCTGGACGTGACCAAGCAGCTGCTGAGGTTCGCAGACCTGATCAGTCGAGACGTCCAGCGGTACTTTGGCCGATCCTGCGGCGACCAAGAAGCGTGCGACATCTACAGCGACTCCGTCTCCATCACGACCAGCGGGCGTTTGCGTTACTACGACGACCTGCTGAGGATAGCGAGAGCGGGAAGCCCAGAGGAGCAAGAGAACATCTTGGCAACTGGCGCCGATGGTCCAGGGGCCCTCGTCGCCAAGGGCAACAGCGGCCTGGGCCCCCTGGCCGAACTATTCGACCTCAGGGGCCCGAGTCACGGCCCGGGGCAGCCGATGATCAAGCGACACCTCCCGCTCAGTTTCTGGACCGAGCCGGTGCCCTGCTGCTCCCTGGTCACTTTTGTCAACGCGCCCGACGTCTCGCACGCAAACGGCGGCGCGCCTTCGCAGGAGGCGACGGACGCTCACGCAAACCTGCACTACAACCCGCTCCCGCACCTAAGCGCGCACGCGCTGGACGGCACCCAGCCAGACTTCAGCGACCTGCTGGCCAACTGGGACCCCAACCCTGAGCTCGCTCACGCGCTGAcggacaacacacacatgcagcattaGGCCGACGCCTCGGTGGGCGTGAAGAGCTTTGACACAAGCAAAGGAAAACCTGCCGCACCTACCAGTGTGTTGTTTTCACTAAAGCAGAGACAAACGTTGTGTCACCAGCTTGCGACTGCCGTTCAGTTTGTGAAGCTCAGGATCTGATCTCTCAGAGACACACTGCTGGTCCAGTTGTCATCAGTCTGCAGATGCGCACACTGCTTAAATTTAGCGAGTCTCTTCTTGTCCACGTTGTCTTTGAAGTTGAGAATAAATGTCCATTCTTTGACAACGTAGcatgttggtgtaacagtgcaTTTAATGTGCAATGAAGTTATGTTATGTGCTTATTTAGTTATTGGtcttttttgctgttttattcttgttctttcttctgCTTGTCAGACTTCTACTAGTAGTTTAAAAAAgaacttgaaatgtttttttcacccTGGACGTCCCAGCACCAAGCCAGGCCATTAACAGTTACTAACgaacttttgtgtgtgtgtgtgtgtgtgaaagattCAATTAAGAGGACAACAACAtacatttacctttttttttttgtacttttattaaATTGGTGTTGGAGTTTATAAAGTTTCTACCAGGTTCATTCATTtaacgctgtttttttttctgttttttccctcACTGATTTAGTGATACATATAtaaatcagttaattaaaattttattcaCTTGTCTCTAGACACGCTGCTGAACCCGGAGGATGAAACCGCCGGAGCAAGTACTAATGCACCACTACACTGACTGAGGCCATAAatacagaaagagagaaggtgATGGATTCAAGCATGGGTCAATATATAACTGTGAGACTTTTGAGGTTATCATAGTCTATCACATTTGGTCTGTTTTCCGGCCtgaaatcaacatggccgcctataaccaatcaccacatggcatttttatggAAAGATTATGTATACAACTGAGTgaacacacagtttaaatgtaaaagaaggaggagaaagaacaaaCCTCAGAGCAGGTCATGTCATTTGGATTTAACGCACTTCCTGGAGAGGtgtattatttgttattttttttccatataaaatttgataaattgccaaaaaaaggaatatctgtcatgattatctcaacttaacaaaaagaacacaatcataACACATTTTGAACGAGttaattttattaatgtttagCTGAGCTCAGGAGAAAGTAATTGTTATTAAATGTGGACGTTATACAGGTGACATTCTAGTGAGATCTGTTCATTTTGTTATTAATAATTGATGGTTTCCACAATAAATAActatggattttgtaaagacatgatcataatgaacattttattttatttatttattttttttttttcacttttggcCCACGCGCATCAGGATGAAGCAGCATTTATACAGTAAACTAACATGACTACATGATATTTAGAAGTGATGTTTGATTCCCTAGGAATAAATCGGTCAAAGTAATTATAGGAAAGCTGAGCTTGTAAAGTTGCTGCTTTGAGAATAAACATGAGCAATGAGGCAGAAAACTGTGTCAATAATGAAAGCTGTTTATCTTAGTAAGAATTTAAGATGCATCTTAAACAGGGAGGAAAGTTACTCAGAGCAGGTTGGTGAAACCAGGACGACACTTACAACTAATTTAATCAAATAAGCTGAAGTTTATGGGTGATGTACGGGTGGACGCTCGGGGACGCTGTGATATGACACTTGTTTGTGGTTACAGGTGTGACAGAGCACTTAGGGCCACACCCATGGGTGTGACATGAGTGGGTCGAGGTGAAACAGTAAAGGATAACACTGACCAGCGGTTTAATGGTTAGGCTTAGGGTTGGAGACACACTGTAGGTAACGACTCAAGCTGTGGGCTGTTCAAACCTCTGGGTCAATACTTCAtctcatttttaaagaaaatcatctGTTTCAAGAATTTCTTACAGTTTAGCttcatttcttattatttcactgCAAAGTGATTCAAATTCtatcatttgttttctgaaaatatattttcattttatatttaccagagaaaatgtcttttgtcGAGGAAAAAATTATTGTTAAATTGATTCCTTTTGACCTAAGTTTTTGAGATTGAGGCTAAACATGAACAACAACTTAAACCaccagattcagattcaggaaACTTTATTTGTCTTCGAGGGACAATTTAAGTACCAATAACACATCCCATCTGGTCATGATTTCAGTTGATCTCAATTTTGCTACCGTGGCAGCTTTTTGtgcttgacaaaaataaaattaaaataaacttaaataggatcttgtctctgaacaaaacacaagttgtatatctttgatacaaggatttttttgctttttttccagtGCAGTAGTGTAACAGCACTCAGCTTCAGCTGCTTAGGTTTTATATTACAAGTTCAAAACAAAGCACGTACATTGCAACAGTTAAAAGTTGTTGTAGTTGAGTAAACCTGGAACAAGAAGAGAGCAGGGAATTCACCTGCTGCTATCGCTGACACAGTTTTTAGGGAAATGAGGGAGCGGGGAAAAGAGTGAAACGCCACAGTAATACACAAATGCTACCATCTGGTGGGCGTTGGGGTCCGTTTGCGATGCCAAAACgagacaaaaagaacaaaaaaagaacaaaaagaacaaaaaaagtgtaCGTGTGATGAAGCCACCGGGGTCCATCTGCCACTTTCTGAGTCGACAAGGCACTGCTTGATTGGCTCAGACCGAAGAGAGTCTCCTGCGGGCGTGTCGCCTGATTGGATGACGGAGAAGGCCAGTAGCATTTTGACACACACTCCCCATCTTAGTTAAATAAACTAACTTCCAGTGACACATGTATTGAGGGTTGCCCACACCTGAGCGGAGGTACCAGAGCAGCTCAGACATGAGGACGCACAAGCTTTTATCTATAACTCTGCTGGGCCTGCTGCTGTGGGCCTCCTGCACCCAGGCCAGCGACCCCGACGACAAAGACACCGAATCACAGGAGGAGACGTCTAAGGaggaaaagacagaggaaaCCAAAGAGCCTCcgaagaaagagaaaacgacagagatagaggaggagaaagatgtCATGATTCTCCACATCTACAACTTTGAGAGAGCTCTCAGCGAGAATCAGTATTTACTGGTCGAATTCTGTAAGTTATgaattaacatttacatttttaatgcaatGACATGAAATAGAGTGTGACTGACTTTTTTAGTgtcaaataaaattttaaatgtaaaataagaatCAAGCTGGAGAGGATTGTGAAATCCATCAGGTCTGTATCTGACATAACAGGCGACtgggtttgatttttttttattacagtataaaacagAGCATGCCTTGTCTAGGTTTTCTTCCAGAGTTTTTTATTCTAGCTTTGGAGGAGCTGGGGCTTTATCACACCACACACGTGGTCCATCCCGTCCAGATGTCATCATGGTTCAACTCTCCCACAGAAGAGCTCAGCGCTGCGAGCTGAGGGGtcacagcaggagaaagagCAAAGAGTTATAAACGCACGGCCCAACTGCCACTCGCCTTATCAGCAGCTTATTTCCATGTGTATCTGGACGGGAGCTGCTGATAGCGACAGAACAGGAGCCTGCTTTGGTTAAAGCCCCTTCAGTTTTCATCACCTGCTCAGTCGCAGGCTGCTGTTTCAAAGACATAAACTGTCTTCGTGCCTGTGTGTAGATGCTCCCTGGTGCGGCCACTGCAGACAGCTGGCGCCGCTGTACGCCGAGGCAGCCgggaagctgaaggaggagaaagcagTGGGGCGTCTGGCCAAAGTGGACGCCACCGAGGAGAAGGAGCTGGCGGAGGAGTTTGAAGTCGGAGGCTACCCCACTCTGAAACTGTTCATCAAAGGAGACCGCAAGAATCCCATCGAGTACACCGGTAACCATGATTACTACTAAAGCAACCTGCACCATGAACTCAAAGCTTAACCTTAACCTCAAAGCTGCACTGATCTGCATTATGGAGACTTGTGTTCTCCCTGTGATGCAACTTTTGTGAACACATTTATGCCCCAACATCACGAGTAAAACCTGGAGCATTTGATAACCAGCTTTGTATGTTCTTCATGGTGGTCAAGGTCCAATTGTtgccattatttttattaattcattggGTAAATTAACAGCAGATTATCCAAACATTTGTCACATTATACACCTAGATGTTCACCTCAGATACCACCAGTAGATTAGGTTTCTgcatttagattagattagatcagattagattagat
The nucleotide sequence above comes from Mugil cephalus isolate CIBA_MC_2020 chromosome 2, CIBA_Mcephalus_1.1, whole genome shotgun sequence. Encoded proteins:
- the LOC125003752 gene encoding protein PERCC1 yields the protein MAAGVIRNFLIQSPAPSYFPMIFQNSPCKEHEDETLQEELKVREDEEEEEDEESEAQEEEEEEEEEEEEEEEEEEEECLEEVFLNPAHCSLDVTKQLLRFADLISRDVQRYFGRSCGDQEACDIYSDSVSITTSGRLRYYDDLLRIARAGSPEEQENILATGADGPGALVAKGNSGLGPLAELFDLRGPSHGPGQPMIKRHLPLSFWTEPVPCCSLVTFVNAPDVSHANGGAPSQEATDAHANLHYNPLPHLSAHALDGTQPDFSDLLANWDPNPELAHALTDNTHMQH